The following proteins are encoded in a genomic region of Pectinophora gossypiella chromosome 6, ilPecGoss1.1, whole genome shotgun sequence:
- the LOC126367908 gene encoding RNA-binding protein cabeza produces MGDPYASGDYSGGGYAAQYSMPPPPIASGDNNYAPSQPGGYNQSSYSSQNNPSQDWNQQPNSGGSYGASQSGNNYAQGGNFNPSYGSGGGGYDRGGSNGSSGYNANSGDRGSSYGGGNERGGSDRGGYGSDRGSSYGGNDRGSDRGSSYGSSDRGRGGGFSGGDRGYGGGDRSGYNRDGGNRDGGYGGGGRGGGFNKGGGGGGYGGDRGGSGGGGDMVTQEDTVFIQGMNPSTTEDELCQHFGSIGIIKTDKKTQRPKVWMYKDKATGEPKGEATVTYEDSNAASSAIQWFDGKDFNGAVIKVSLAQRQNTWAGSKGAGGGGGFRGGRGGGGGGGGGGGGGGRGGGGGGRGGGPPSGNREGDWRCPNPNCGNTNFSWRKACNRCNEEKPGGAGGGGGGPSGGGRGGGPGGRGAGGGRGGGGGRGGGSWGGRGGGGDRGGDRGGDRRSGGGGYGSDGGRNSGSGGGAMRSDGGGRDRQRPY; encoded by the exons atgggAGATC CCTACGCCTCTGGCGATTACTCTGGTGGAGGTTACGCGGCTCAATATTCCATGCCGCCACCGCCTATCGCTTCTGGTGACAATAATTATGCTCCTTCGCAACCAGGAGGCTACAACCAGAGCAGTTATAGTAGCCAAAATAATCCATCTCAAGATTGGAATCAACAACCTAACTCAG GAGGAAGCTATGGAGCCAGTCAATCTGGTAACAACTATGCACAAGGGGGAAACTTTAACCCGAGCTACGGTAGCGGAGGAGGTGGCTATGACCGCGGTGGCAGCAATGGAAGCAGTGGTTACAATGCAAATAGCGGTGACCGTGGCAGTAGTTATGGTGGTGGCAACGAGCGAGGTGGCAGTGATCGCGGCGGCTACGGAAGTGACCGAGGCAGCAGCTACGGTGGCAATGACCGCGGCAGCGACCGTGGCAGCAGCTATGGAAGCAGCGACCGTGGAAGAGGAGGTGGCTTCTCAGGAGGTGACCGAGGATACGGCGGAGGTGATCGTTCGGGCTACAATAGAGATGGGGGAAATAGAGATGGAGGATATGG TGGAGGCGGCAGGGGGGGTGGTTTTAATAAAG gtggcggcggcgggggctATGGCGGCGACCGGGGCGGGAGTGGGGGTGGGGGTGATATGGTGACACAGGAAGATACTGTCTTTATTCAAGGCATGAACCCATCCACTACTGAAGATGAACTATGTCAGCATTTTGGTTCCATTGGAATAATtaag ACCGACAAGAAGACTCAAAGACCTAAAGTATGGATGTACAAAGACAAAGCCACGGGTGAACCGAAGGGCGAAGCCACCGTCACCTATGAGGATTCTAACGCGGCTTCCTCTGCGATCCAATGGTTTGATGGAAAAGATTTCAACGGAGCCGTCATCAAAGTATCCCTGGCGCAAAGGCAAAATACTTGGGCAGGTAGTAAAGGGgccggcggcggtggcggcttCCGTGGAGGACGCGgtggaggcggcggcggcggtggcggagGCGGTGGCGGGGGGCGCGGTGGGGGCGGAGGTGGTCGCGGGGGCGGCCCGCCCTCCGGCAATCGTGAGGGCGACTGGAGGTGCCCTAACCCCAACTGCGGAAACACAAACTTCTCTTGGAGGAAAGCTTGCAACAGATGTAATGAAGAAAAGCCCGGTGGCGCCGGAGGTGGCGGTGGTGGTCCTAGCGGTGGAGGTCGCGGCGGCGGACCTGGGGGACGAGGAGCCGGTGGCGGACGCGGGggaggcggcgggcgcggcggcggcagctGGGGAggtcgcggcggcggcggggatCGCGGGGGTGACCGCGGGGGCGACAGACGCAGCGGTGGGGGCGGATACGGCAGCGACGGCGGTCGTAACAGCGGCAGCGGAGGAGGAGCCATGAGGAGCGACGGagg CGGACGAGATCGGCAGAGACCGTATTAG